The following proteins are co-located in the Clavibacter capsici genome:
- a CDS encoding YitT family protein: MTASASEPLPTPTPVSPDEPTTAGIPHSVAEDVLGILTGTFVASFGLFLLRDAGAVTGGTAGLALLVSYTGVLPFGVLFFVVNAPFFALAVWKKGWRFTIRTAISVALVSLFSTLHPAMVTNLDLQPVYGVLAGNLLVGIGLLVVFRHGSSLGGFNIVALIVQERFGFRAGYAQMILDVIVILLGLTVVSVVGVVWSALGAVLLNLVLALNHRPGRYTGI, translated from the coding sequence ATGACCGCTTCCGCGTCCGAGCCCCTGCCCACGCCGACCCCCGTCTCACCCGACGAGCCGACCACCGCCGGGATCCCGCACTCGGTCGCGGAGGACGTGCTCGGGATCCTCACCGGCACCTTCGTCGCCTCGTTCGGCCTGTTCCTGCTGCGGGACGCCGGCGCCGTCACGGGCGGCACCGCCGGGCTCGCGCTGCTCGTGAGCTACACGGGCGTGCTGCCGTTCGGGGTGCTGTTCTTCGTGGTCAACGCGCCGTTCTTCGCGCTCGCGGTGTGGAAGAAGGGGTGGCGGTTCACGATCCGCACCGCCATCTCGGTCGCGCTCGTGTCGCTGTTCTCGACGCTCCACCCGGCGATGGTGACGAACCTCGACCTGCAGCCCGTCTACGGCGTGCTCGCGGGGAACCTGCTCGTGGGGATCGGGCTGCTCGTGGTCTTCCGGCACGGATCCAGCCTCGGCGGCTTCAACATCGTCGCGCTCATCGTGCAGGAGCGGTTCGGGTTCCGGGCCGGGTACGCGCAGATGATCCTCGACGTGATCGTGATCCTGCTCGGCCTCACGGTCGTCTCGGTCGTGGGCGTGGTGTGGTCGGCGCTCGGCGCGGTGCTGCTGAACCTGGTGCTCGCGCTCAACCACCGGCCCGGGCGCTACACCGGGATCTGA
- a CDS encoding DUF3817 domain-containing protein — MTNAPHPAAAPHPEPGADPAGSRAAASAPATGFAALVRGTRDRSERPSRLGRLFAVVAIVEAVTWTGLLVGMFLKYVTETTELGVYVFGRLHGAAFVLYVIVTAVAAIRLRWGWKPALLAGVAAIPPLATLPLEVGLRSRGYLRQPACLAADASRATEAESGGGASRG, encoded by the coding sequence ATGACGAACGCCCCGCACCCCGCCGCCGCCCCGCACCCCGAGCCCGGAGCGGATCCCGCGGGGTCGCGGGCCGCCGCCTCCGCCCCCGCCACCGGCTTCGCGGCGCTCGTCCGCGGCACGCGCGACCGCTCCGAGCGCCCGTCGCGGCTCGGGCGCCTCTTCGCCGTGGTCGCGATCGTCGAGGCGGTCACGTGGACCGGCCTCCTCGTCGGCATGTTCCTCAAGTACGTGACCGAGACGACCGAGCTCGGCGTCTACGTCTTCGGCCGGCTGCACGGCGCCGCGTTCGTGCTCTACGTGATCGTCACGGCCGTCGCCGCGATCCGCCTCCGCTGGGGCTGGAAGCCGGCGCTCCTCGCCGGCGTCGCCGCGATCCCGCCGCTCGCGACGCTGCCGCTCGAGGTGGGGCTGCGGAGCCGCGGGTACCTGCGGCAGCCGGCCTGCCTCGCGGCGGATGCGTCGCGCGCGACCGAGGCGGAGTCGGGCGGCGGCGCCTCGCGGGGCTGA
- a CDS encoding sialate O-acetylesterase: MPFAAAATPTIAGTARVGFTLSARAGVWTPWPTFSYAWLRDGVVITGQTGATYRVQAEDAGSRIGVAVTGTRTGYATQTNASAELQVPAASTPTPTPTAPAPTPTPTPTAPAPTPEPTTPPEDAPYAVASTPTIAGTARVGFTLSARAGVWTPWPAFSYAWTRDGVPIPGQTSVTYRVQEGDQGSTIAVIVTGTKAGYVTQSIPSQGLLVPLPEAEPEPPAPTPDPEPVPDVAFEAVGSPTITGLGRVDFTLNARSGTWTPWPSFSYAWLRDGVVIPDQTGPSYRVVAGDVGTSISVAVTGTRTGYVTQTATSPAIPVVETPVTPPPPAPAVPFEATTAPEIQGTPVAGTALRAVTPAWTPEATAYSYAWARDGVTVLGATEATYVVGRADAGSRITVTVTGSRSGYQDASRTSEQTAQVVDALDVPPAVPAPSPGDEPFADAPSPVITGDASVGSTLTAETAAWTPVATTLSYVWKRNGVVVPGRTASTYVPAPRDAGSQLTVTVTGLADGSAPTSRTSAARAIASTGEGYDVVVILGQSNAQGVGTGWDPSIDVSVPGLDQLAGSGAKAGQIVPAKDSLSHVTTWTTSGGVQAVGPGMELGRHMLADARPGRKVLLVPAAMASTSMTGDGAYSWNPSDTRSRTNLFTRALGQIDRALAQDPDNRLVAVVWAQGESDATRTDAQGYQTMLLDLVDRLDARYGTVPFLIGGMVPEWLNVSSMRQAIDTAQQGMPALRPNVSYIPGAAGSNRAEDLIHYTAAGARLMGDRYFAAYQRATGAVQLPG, encoded by the coding sequence GTGCCGTTCGCCGCCGCCGCGACGCCCACGATCGCCGGCACCGCGCGGGTCGGCTTCACGCTGTCCGCGCGCGCCGGGGTCTGGACGCCCTGGCCCACGTTCTCCTACGCCTGGCTGCGTGACGGCGTCGTGATCACGGGCCAGACCGGCGCGACCTACCGCGTGCAGGCCGAGGACGCGGGATCCCGCATCGGCGTCGCCGTGACGGGCACCAGGACCGGCTATGCGACGCAGACGAACGCGAGCGCGGAGCTCCAGGTCCCCGCGGCGAGCACGCCGACGCCGACGCCGACCGCGCCCGCGCCGACGCCGACCCCGACGCCCACCGCGCCCGCTCCCACCCCGGAGCCGACGACGCCGCCCGAGGACGCGCCCTACGCGGTCGCCTCCACCCCGACCATCGCCGGCACCGCCCGCGTCGGCTTCACGCTGTCGGCGCGCGCCGGCGTGTGGACGCCGTGGCCGGCCTTCTCCTACGCGTGGACCCGCGACGGCGTGCCGATCCCCGGCCAGACGTCCGTGACGTACCGCGTGCAGGAGGGCGACCAGGGATCCACCATCGCCGTGATCGTCACCGGCACGAAGGCCGGCTACGTCACGCAGTCGATCCCGAGCCAGGGCCTCCTCGTGCCGCTGCCCGAGGCCGAGCCCGAGCCGCCGGCGCCCACGCCCGACCCCGAGCCCGTCCCGGACGTGGCCTTCGAGGCCGTCGGCTCGCCGACCATCACGGGCCTCGGCCGCGTCGACTTCACGCTGAACGCGCGCTCCGGCACGTGGACCCCGTGGCCGTCCTTCTCCTACGCGTGGCTGCGCGACGGCGTCGTGATCCCCGACCAGACCGGCCCCAGCTACCGGGTCGTCGCGGGCGACGTCGGCACGAGCATCTCGGTCGCCGTCACCGGCACGCGGACCGGCTACGTCACGCAGACCGCCACGAGCCCGGCGATCCCGGTCGTCGAGACGCCCGTGACCCCGCCGCCGCCCGCGCCCGCCGTGCCGTTCGAGGCGACGACCGCGCCCGAGATCCAGGGCACGCCCGTCGCGGGGACCGCGCTCCGGGCGGTCACGCCCGCCTGGACGCCCGAGGCCACGGCCTACTCGTACGCCTGGGCCCGCGACGGCGTGACCGTGCTCGGCGCGACCGAGGCGACCTACGTCGTGGGTCGCGCGGACGCCGGATCGCGGATCACCGTGACCGTCACCGGATCCCGCTCGGGCTACCAGGACGCGAGCCGCACCAGCGAGCAGACCGCGCAGGTGGTCGACGCCCTCGACGTGCCGCCCGCGGTGCCCGCGCCGTCGCCCGGCGACGAGCCGTTCGCGGACGCCCCGAGCCCGGTCATCACGGGTGACGCGTCCGTCGGATCCACCCTCACGGCCGAGACGGCCGCGTGGACGCCCGTCGCGACCACGCTCTCCTACGTCTGGAAGCGCAACGGCGTCGTCGTCCCCGGCCGCACGGCCTCGACCTACGTGCCGGCGCCGCGCGACGCCGGATCGCAGCTCACCGTGACCGTCACCGGGCTCGCGGACGGCTCCGCGCCGACGTCCCGCACCTCCGCGGCGCGCGCCATCGCCTCGACGGGGGAGGGCTACGACGTCGTCGTGATCCTCGGCCAGTCGAACGCGCAGGGCGTCGGCACGGGCTGGGACCCGTCGATCGACGTGAGCGTGCCGGGCCTCGACCAGCTCGCCGGCAGCGGCGCCAAGGCGGGGCAGATCGTGCCCGCCAAGGACTCGCTCAGCCACGTGACCACGTGGACGACCTCCGGCGGCGTCCAGGCCGTCGGCCCCGGCATGGAGCTCGGCCGCCACATGCTCGCCGACGCGCGCCCCGGTCGGAAGGTGCTGCTCGTGCCCGCCGCCATGGCATCCACCTCGATGACGGGAGACGGCGCCTACTCCTGGAACCCGTCGGACACCCGCTCGCGCACGAACCTGTTCACCCGGGCGCTCGGGCAGATCGACCGGGCGCTCGCGCAGGATCCCGACAACCGCCTCGTCGCGGTCGTCTGGGCGCAGGGCGAGTCGGACGCCACGCGCACGGACGCGCAGGGGTACCAGACCATGCTGCTCGACCTCGTCGACCGGCTGGACGCGCGCTACGGCACGGTGCCGTTCCTCATCGGCGGCATGGTGCCGGAGTGGCTGAACGTCTCGTCGATGCGACAGGCGATCGACACCGCGCAGCAGGGCATGCCCGCGCTGCGGCCGAACGTGTCCTACATCCCGGGCGCCGCCGGCAGCAACCGCGCGGAGGACCTCATCCACTACACGGCGGCCGGCGCCCGGCTGATGGGCGACCGGTACTTCGCCGCCTACCAGCGGGCGACCGGGGCCGTGCAGCTGCCGGGGTAG
- a CDS encoding arsenate-mycothiol transferase ArsC: protein MPDRAPHVVFVCARNGGKSQLAAALMRHDAGDAVSVASAGTDPGSSLNALAVESLAELGIDVGGERPKPLTDDMVRAADLVVVLGAEAHVDGDQGVAVETWITDEPSERGIDGMERMRLVRDDIRARVDELRGRLGGTGGASAAG from the coding sequence ATGCCCGACCGCGCCCCGCACGTCGTCTTCGTCTGCGCCCGCAACGGCGGGAAGTCCCAGCTCGCCGCCGCCCTCATGCGGCACGACGCGGGGGACGCGGTCTCGGTCGCGTCGGCGGGCACGGACCCCGGCTCGTCGCTCAACGCGCTCGCGGTGGAGTCGCTCGCCGAGCTCGGGATCGACGTGGGCGGCGAGCGCCCGAAGCCGCTCACCGACGACATGGTGCGCGCGGCCGACCTCGTGGTGGTCCTCGGCGCCGAGGCGCACGTGGACGGCGACCAGGGGGTGGCGGTCGAGACGTGGATCACCGACGAGCCGTCCGAGCGCGGCATCGACGGCATGGAGCGGATGCGGCTCGTGCGCGACGACATCCGCGCGCGCGTCGACGAGCTGCGCGGTCGGCTCGGCGGCACCGGGGGAGCGTCGGCCGCGGGCTAG